The Streptomyces durmitorensis genome contains the following window.
CACCGCGGAACTGGTCGACCTCGAAATCGACCGGTCCGCCGGAACCAAGGAAGCGGCGGCCCGTGCCCTCGCCGAGCGCATGGTGGCCCTGGGCCGGGTGACCGATCTGGAGGGCTTCCTCGCCGATGTGGCGGCCCGCGAGGCGCAGATGCCGACCGGCCTCGACGGCGGCATCGGCATCCCGCACTGCCGCAGCGCCCACGTCACCGAGCCGACCCTCGCCTTCGGCCGCTCGGCCGACGGCATCGACTTCGGGGCGCCGGACGGACCCGCCGACCTGATCTTCCTGATCGCCGCGCCTGCCGGTGCCGATGACGCGCACCTGACCATCCTGTCGTCGCTTGCACGGCAGTTGATGGACGAGGAGTTCACCAGCGCGCTGCGGAGTGCTGAGGATGCGGAGGCGGCAACGGACCTGATCCGGGGTAATGGGCGGGCGGGAGGGGAACCCGCCGCGCGCAGCGCGGCGGAAGAACCCACGGACCTGCACCCCGAAGAAGACGACAACCCCCCGGCGGAGCCGTTCCGCATCGTGGCCGTCACGTCCTGCCCGACAGGCATCGCCCACACCTACATGGCCGCCGAGTCCCTCGAAAACGCCGCCCGCGAGGCAGGCGTAGAACTGACGGTCGAGACCCAGGGGTCAGCAGGCTTCACCCGCCTGGACCCGGCGGTCATCGCCGCCGCCGACGGCGTCGTCTTCGCGCACGACGTCCCCGTACGGGACAAGGACCGCTTCGCCGGGAAGCCCACGGTCGACGTGGGCGTCAAGGCAGGAATCAACCGCCCCGCGGAACTCATCGCGGAGGTCCGGGCGAAGGCGGCCCGCGGTGAGATCACCTCGGGGGCCAAGGCGAGCCCGGTGGACGACGCGGGTGAGAGCGGCGACGGCTACGGCACCAAGCTGCGCAAGTGGCTGATGTCCGGCGTCAGTTACATGGTCCCGTTCGTCGCCGCAGGCGGCCTCCTCATCGCACTCGGCTTCGCCATCGGCGGCTGGAAGATCGACAAGGCCCCGTCGGTCGCCGAGCACTTCGTGTGGACGGACACCACCAGCTGGGCCGCGCTCCTCTTCCAGATCGGCGGGCTCGCCTTCGCCTTCCTGGTGCCGGTCCTCGCGGGCTACATCGCGTACGGAATGGCCGACCGGCCAGGACTCGTACCCGGCTTCGTCGGCGGTTCCGTCGCCGTCACCATCAACGCGGGCTTCCTGGGCGGCCTCGCGGCGGGCCTGATCGCGGGCGCGGTCGTCATGGGCATCCAGCGCGTGCGGATCCCGGCGGTCCTGCGCGGCATCATGCCCGTGGTCGTGATCCCGTTGATCTCGTCCGCGATCGTCGGCTTCCTGATGTTCCTCGTCATCGGAAAGCCCATCGCCTCGCTGCAGAGCGCGCTCACCGACTGGCTTGAGGGTCTCTCCGGCGCCAACGCGATCATCCTCGGCGTCATCCTCGGCCTGATGATGTGCTTCGACCTCGGCGGACCGCTGAACAAGGTCGCGTACGCCTTCGCCATCGGCGGCCTCACCCACCCGACCGATGGCAGCCTCAAGGTCATGGCCGCGGTGATGGCGGCCGGCATGGTCCCGCCGCTCGCCATGGCCCTGGCCACCACCGTCCGCGGGCGGCTCTTCACCAAGACCGAGCGCGAGAACGGCAAGGCGGCCTGGTTCCTTGGCGCCTCCTTCATCACGGAGGGCGCGATCCCGTTCGCCGCGGCCGACCCGCTGCGGGTGATCCCCGCGTCGATGGCGGGCGGCGCGGTCACCGGCGCCCTGTCGATGGCCTTCGGCTGCACGCTGCGCGCCCCGCACGGCGGCATCTTCGTGGTGCCGCTCATCGGGCAGCCGCTGCTGTACCTGGTGGCGATCGCCGCCGGTGTCGGCGTCTCGACCGTGGTGGTCATCCTGCTCAAGGGCGGGCGCAGGACGGCGCCTGCCGAGAGCGGCGCCCCGGCCGATGAGGCCGTGACGGAGAAGCCGCTGCCGGCGGCGGTCTGAGCCTGGGCCGCCGGGCTCCATGAGGTTCGGCCCCTATGAGCGGGCCCCATGAGGTTCGGCCCCTATGAGGGGGGTTGTGCGACATGCGTCACTTCAGGACGTAAGTCCCACAACCCCCCTGTCGTAAGCCCCGGATCGTGTTGTCTACTGTGCGGCATGCTCCAGAATGTCTCGATCCTCCAGCAGACAGGCGTGGCCGTACTGGCCGTGGCGACCGTCGTCTGGGCCGTGGGCCTGGTGCGGGTGCTGCGTCGCGACCAGGTCGACGTGGACGTCTGGCGCCAGTCACAGGCGCTGCGCGCGCTGCCCGCGCAGACCGGCCCGCCGCGCGCGGAGACGGTCGATCTGACGGCGGACGAGCGGGCCGCCTTCGCGGGTCTCGTGCGGCAGTTCGGCGACAGCAGGCCCTGAGGCCGGACGTCGCCCCTGCCCGGTGGGCTCCTACTTCGTTACTTCGTGCGCTGCTGCGGAAGGCTCCTCGCGCGCAGCTCCATCGCCGCGCGTGCCGCTTCCTCGGAGACGTACACCTCGCACCTGTGCCGCTTGTCCGGCGTGACCGTGTGCTCGACCTCCCAGAGGCTGAGCTCGCTGCCGTCGAAGAGCAGGAACGCGTGTTCGTAGAGCGAGAAGCAGAGGCGTGCCTCGCCCGCCAGGCAGGGGCGGCCGAAGGCCTGGGTGATCTGGTGCGCGAACGCCGAGCGCAGTAACCGCTCGATGTCCTCGCCGGGCCGTCCCTCGCTCACCGGGTTCTCCGCGCGGCGCAGCAGCCGGCGCGCGTGATCCGCGGAGTCGTCCGGGACGTACGTGTGACGGGGCTCGTCGGTGACCGAGAGCTGGAGCACGACGGGCTGCTCGCAGACGGCGGCCGGGGTGTCGGGCGGGAGCGGCAGGCGCGAGGTGGCGACACCGGCCTCCTCCTCGTCCGCGTACAGCTCGTACTGGGGCTGGCTGTCGGGGCCCGTGTTGTGCACGAGCTCCCAGAGGGTGAGCGCGCCGGCGTCGGCGAGCAGCCACGTGTGCCGGTACGTCTCGCGGTGCATGCCCGCGCTGTGGTGCGCCGAGTGCAGCGAACTGTCGTACGCGAGAGCCGACTCCAGGCGTCCTATCGTGTCGTCCGGCAGGTCGAAGGAGTTCAGGGCGCGGCGAAGAAGCCGCTCGAGATGCTCCTGCGGAGAGTGCGGAGAATTCTGCTCGGCCGACTGTGGCTCGTACGCCGTCTCGTACTCGTACGGAACGCTCAAGGTTTCTCCCGGCGTTGCTGCATGTCACCTTGTGAGTGCATACCGTAGCCCCTGCGTCGGACATCATGCCCGGGAACGGGAAAACGTACGAGCCGCACGGCAAGTTCCCGTGCGGCTCGTGGTGTTGGCCCTGGTGAGAGGGTCGGCCCGGCGGCTGGGGTCAGCCCGCGCTGCCCGCCGTCCACTGGCTCCAGGACATGTTCCAGCCGTTGAGGCCGTTGTCCGGGGCGATCGTCTCGTCCGGGGAGCCCTTGACCGTCACGATGTCCCCGATGAGGGAGTTGTCGTAGAACCACGCGCCCGGCGTGCTGGAGTCGCCCGCGCCCTGCGCGTCCTGGAGGCCGACGCAGCCGTGGCTGGTGTTGGCGCTGCCGAAGATCGAGGGCGAGCCCCAGTAGTTGCCGTGGATGAAGGTGCCGGAGGACGACAGGCGCATCGCGTGCGGGACGTCCTTGATGTCGTACTCACCGCCGAAGCCGACCGTGTCGCCGTTCATCCGGGTCTGGGTGAACTTCTCGGAGATCACCATTTTCCCGTTGTACGTGGGGTTCGACGGGCTGCCCGCGGAGATCGGGATGGTCTTGACGACCTTGCCGTCCCGCTCGACCGTCATCGTCTTGGCCTTGACGTCGACCGTGGAGACCTGCGCGCGGCCGACGGTGAAGGTGACCGTCTTGTTCTGCACGCCGGTGGCGCCGTCCGCGCCCTTCACGCCCTCCAGGTCGATCTTCATCGTGACCTTGGAGCCGGCCTTCCAGTACTCCTCGGGCCTGAAGTCGAGGCGCTGGTTCCCGAACCAGTGGCCCACGACCTTCTGGCCGCTGTCCGAGGTGACCTTGATGTGCGACTGGACGGACTGCTTCTCGGTGATCGCCTTGTCGAAGTTGAAGGAGACCGGCATGCCGACGCCGACCTTCGTGCCGCCGTCGGGGGTGTAACTGCCGATGAAGCTGTTGTCCTTCGAGACGGTGGTGAAGATCGAGTTCTCGGTCGCTTCCTTGCCCTTGGTGTCCTTCGCGTCGGCCGTGATCTTGTACTTCATGCCGCGCTCCAGCTGGGCCTTGGGCTTCCAGCTCGTGCCGTCGGCGGAGAGCGTGCCGTCGACCGCCGCCCCGGTGGAGACCAGGGTCATCTTCACCTCGGTCAGCTTGCCGCCCTCGACCTTGACGCCCGTGGCGTTGATCGACGCGCCGGTCGAGCCGTCCTTCGCCGAGATGGTGATGTCGGCGCCCTGGGTCTTGGGCTTGCCGTCCTTGCCGTCGCCGTCGGTGTCCGCGTCGCCGCCGCAGGCCGTGAGGGAGAGCGCACCCACGGCGGCGAGCGCGGTGGCCGCCAGAAGGGTGCGTCGCCGGGGCTTGGCTATGTGCGACGTTGTCACGGGCTGCTCCATCTTTGTGCGAAGTGCGCGTTCTGATCCAGTACGAGTTAAGAGCGGTGTGCAGGCGGAAAGGTTCCGTCCGCTTGATGTGAGCGCGGGCACAGCGGCATGGCCCGCCGGCGACCCAACGGGCGCTGTTCTGTTGCTCTTTGTAGCGTTTCTTTCTTGGGATTCCCTTAAAGGTTCCTCTGCGGACTATGTGTTGAAGCGGACTATGTGCGGACTATGTGCGGACTATGTGCGGACTATGTGTTGTAGAGGTCGCGGTACGAGGGGAAGTCGCCGCCCGGTGTCTTCACCGACTCCGCGGCGAGCAGCGCCCGGACGATCGCCGCCGTCACCATGTCCGCGCCCGCCGCGAGGATCTCGTTCAGGGCGAGCGGGTTCCGCGCGGCGTCCGGCAGAGGGCGCTCGCAGGTCGCGAGGGCGAAGACGGTGTCCCCGTCGTTGAGGAGATGGACGGGCCGCACGGCGCGCGCCATGCCGTCGTGCGACGTACCGGCCAGCTTCTGCGCCTGGGCCTTGGTGAGTTCGGCGTCCGTGGCGACCACGGCGAGGGTGGTGTTCAGCGGGGGAGGCCCACTCCTGGCAGCCGCCGCGGCTTCGGCGAGGCGACGCGTGGCCTCCTCGTGGGCCTCGGGGGCGGGGTAGACCACGGGCCGCCCCTCGAAGTACCGCCCGTACAACGCGCCCGTCCCCGGATCGACCCCCGAGCCCGCGGCGTTCGCCACGACCAGGGCGGCGACCGTGACGCCCGATTCCAGCCTGACGCTCGCGCTGCCGATGCCGCCCTTGACCTTGCCGACCACGGCGCCGGCGCCCGCGCCCACGTTCCCCTCCTCGACGGGCGTGAACGGCTCGGTGGCCGCGGCGGCCTCCACGGCGGCGCGGCCCGTCGTGGCGTCGGGGCGCGCGCTGAAGTCGCCGCCGCGGCCGAGGTCGAAGACGCAGGCGGCCGGGACCACGGGGACGACGTGGGAGGGATCGGGGCCGACCCTGACGCCGCGGCCCTGCTCCTCGAGCCACGCCATCACGCCGGTCGCCGAGTCCAGGCCGTACGCGCTGCCGCCGGTGAGCACGAGGGCCTCGACGCGCTGCACCAGATTGCGGGGGTCCAGGGCGTCCGTCTCCCGGGTGCCGGGGCCGCCGCCGCGCACATCCACGGCCGCGACGGCGCCGCCCACCGGGGCGAGCACGACGGTGGTGCCGGTGAGGTGGCCTTGATGGTCGGGGGCGGTACGGGTGGCATGGCCCACGCGCAGGCCGGGGACGTCGGTGAGGGAGTTGAGAGGGGTGAGGGGATTGCGGGAGCCGGGGGAGTTGGGGGAATCGAGTGAGCCGGGTGAGCCGGGGGAGGTGAGGGGATCGGAGGAAGCCATGCCGACTTGCGTATCACGCGCGGGAGTTACGCGGCCCTCTCCCGGCGTGCCATCCGGCTGGTAAGCGTCACGCCGGTCGTGACGGTGGCCGTCGCCACGATCCCCGCGACCAGGACCGCCCAGCTGCCTGCGAACGTGCTCGCGAGCGTCGCCAGCGCACTGACGGGCAGGACCAGTTGCTGGGCGAGGCCCACCTTGTAGTAGCGGGAGTGCAGCAGCCAGACGGTGAGGAGATACAGCGCCATCGGCACGGTCACCGCGGCGGACGCGGCGAGCGTCGAGATGTGCGCCTTGCCGACCGCCTCCTCGACCGCGACCTCCAGCCCGGCTCCGATCGCGGCGGCCGAGCCGAGGATGACGTAGTGCCCGTACCCCCACAGGAAGGCCTGCCGGTTGCCGCTCAGGCGGCCGTGGATGGGCACGACGAAGTAGATCCACCACGCGGCGAAGACCATCAGGAGACCGCCCGCCGCGATGGGCAGGAGTTCGCCGAGTGCGTCGTTCTCCTCGATGCCGGACTTCACGGCGACGGTCGCCGCCGCGATCGTCTCGCCGAGCACGATGATGGTGAACAGGCCGTACCGCTCGGAGATGTGGTGCGGATGCCAGGCCGTGGTGTAGCTCTTCTCCGCGAACACCGGCACGCACATCTCCAGGACCGCCATCGCCAGGAACAGCCATAGGCGCCCGCCCTCGGGCAGGAACAGCAGCCCCGACCAGCCGATCTGACAGACCAGCACCCCGCACGCGTACCGCAGCGCGGTGGTGCGTTCGGCGCCCGTCGCCGACCGGGCGACGCGCAGCCACTGGACGGTGAGCGCGACCCGCATGATCAGGTAGCCGAGCCAGATGAGCAGGAAGTCGTGCTCCTCGAACCCCTTGGACACCCCGGCGGCGAACACGAGCACACCGGCGATCTGTACGAGCGTGACCACGCGGTAGAGCACGTCGTCGTTGTCGTACGCCGACGCGAACCACGAGAAGTTGACCCACGCCCAGAACAGCGCGAAGAACACCATCGCGTAGTTGAGCACGCCCTCGCCCGCATGCCCCTCGGCGACAGAGTGCACGAGCTCGGCCCCGGCCTGCGCGACCGCCACGACGAAGCAGAGGTCGAAGAAGAGCTCCAGCGGAGTCGCGGCCCGATGCGCCTCCTCGCGCCCCCGCGCGCGCAGGGGCCGCAGGGTGGCGGGAGGAGACGCGGGAGCTGTCACGGGTGTGGGAGGTGGGCCTGGGGTCGGCTCGGGGGCCGCTGCGGACGTCATGAACCCCAGCACAGCAGAAGGCCCGCGCCGAATCGGGCTGCGGCGCCCAGCGGGTCGGCAGTGACACCCGGGCGCCGCACGGCGGGTGGCCGGGGCCCGCTCGCGCACCGCGGTCCACGAGGTCCGAAGGCCCCCTGATCTTGGTGCCTTTGGGCTGGTCGGCGCGTGCCCTACGACTCTGCTCCACAGGAGTCGTGCACGGCACCGTGGAAACGTCAGGCCCCGGAGCAAGGTCGGGACCGGTAGCGAACTGGGAACCAACATGAGATCGCCTGCCACCCAAGAAGCGCAGACCGCACCAGTGGACGCGACGTACGACACGACGCAGTACCGCCCCGGCAAGACCATCACCGACTGGGAGCCGGAGAACGAACTCTTCTGGAAGTCCATCGGCAAGAAGGTCGCGTCCCGCAACCTGTGGATCGCCGTCCCCGCGCTCCTGGTGGCGTTCGTCGTCTGGCAGGTGTGGTCGGTCACCGCGACCAACCTCAAGGACGTCGGCTTCGGCTTCTCCACCTCGCAGCTGTTCTGGCTGACGGCCGTCCCCGGCATCACCGGCGGCACGGCGCGCATCTTCTACACCTTCCTCGGCCCGATGATCGGCCAGCGCCGCTTCACCGCGCTCTCGACGATCGTCCTGGTCATCCCGCTGATCTGGCTGGGCATAGCGGTCCAGGACCCGAACACCTCGTACGGCGTGATGATCGCCATCGCGGCCCTGTGCGGCGTCGGCGGCGCGAACTTCGCCTCGTCCCTCGCCAACATCGGCTTCTTCTTCCCCAAGCGGGACAAGGGCAACGCCACCGGCATCAACGGCGGCCTCGGCAACCTCGGTGTCTCCGTCGTCCAGCTGGTCACCCCGATCGTCATCACCAGCTCGGTCCTCGCGGTCGGCTCGGCCCAGCACAAGGCCGACGGCACGCCCGTGTTCCTGCAGAACGCCGCGTTCCTGTGGGTGCCGGTCCTGGTGATCCTGGCCGTCGTCGCGTGGTTCGGCCAGAACGACCTGAAGGTCGCGTCGACCCCCTTCAGCCAGCAGAAGATCATCTTCAAGCGCAAGCACAACTGGCTGATGACCTGGCTCTACGTCGGCACGTTCGGTTCCTTCATCGGCTTCGCGGCGGCTCTGCCGATGCTCATCAAGACGACGTTCACGCCGATCGACGCGGCCTACTCCGCGGCGACGTACGCCTGGATGGGCCCGGCCGTGGGTGCGCTCGCACGCTGGGCCGGCGGCTGGATCGCCGACAAGATCGGCGGCGCCAGGGTCACCATCATCTCGTTCGTCGGCATGGCGGTCTCGATCATCGGCGTCATCAACTTCCTGCCCTCCGGCGGCGACAACGGCAACTTCTACGGCTTCTTCGCCTGCTTCCTGGCCGCGTTCTTCTTCTCGGGCATCGGCAACGGCTCGACGTTCCGCCAGATCCCGGTGATCTTCCGCGCCCAGCACCTGAAGGGTCTGACGGAGGGCACGCCCGAGTACACGAAGGCGCTGAAGCAGTCCGAGATGGAGGCGGGCGCCGTCACCGGCTTCACCTCCGCCATCGCGGCGTACGGCTTCTTCTTCATCCCGGCGATGTTCGCCAACTTCGCGGTGACCAGCGCGATGTGGGGCTTCGTGGCCTTCTACGTCAGCTGTATCGCGGTCTGCTGGTGGTTCTACGCCCGCAAGGGCGCGGAGTCCCCGAGCTGACGTCCTGGGCGGCGTCGGCGGGCTGGGCCGGGTGTGGGAGCACCCGGCCCACTCGCATGTCCAGGCCCTCTTGGCACTCCTGACTCTCTTGGCATTCCTGGCCCTCCTGACCCCGTACCACGGGATGTGCGGGAAATTCTTGTGAATGCATTCACAAGCGAACTTAGGTCCAAAGTCCCGAGAGAAACCCCAGGTCAGGATGGGTGCTTCTGGTCGGGGGAGCGGAGAGAGGGGACCTCGGGCCCCGAAGTGGGGACCATTGCGGCGCCGCTGATCGATCAAACCGGAGTGCAATGGAGGCATAGCGAAAAGACGACTCGGAAGGTGCCGGCGATGACTGCCACTCCCGCGGAAACGACAGTGCACGGCGAGGCATGGGACGGCTTCAAGGGTGGCCTGTGGCGGGACGCCATCGACGTCCGCGACTTCGTGCAGCAGAACTACACCCCGTACGAGGGCGACGACTCCTTCCTGGCCGGCGCGACCGAACGCACCACCCAGGTCTGGCAGAAGCTCCTTGCGATGTTCCCGGCGGAGATCGAGCGCGGCATCCACGACGTCGACGTGAAGACCCCCTCCCGCATCGACGCCTTCAGGCCCGGCTACATCGACGGCGACCGGGACCTCATCGTCGGCCTCCAGACCGACGCCCCGCTGCGCCGCGCCATCATGCCCAACGGCGGCTGGCGCATGGTCGAGGGCGCACTCAACGCCTACGGCTACGAGGCCGACCCCGAGGTCAGGGAGGTCTACACGCACCTCCGCAAGACCCACAACGAAGGTGTCTTCGACGCCTACACGCCCGAGATCCGCGCCTGCCGCTCCTCCGGCATCATCACCGGCCTGCCCGACGCCTACGGCCGAGGCCGCATCATCGGCGACTACCGCCGCGTCGCGCTCTACGGAGTCGACCGCCTCATCGCCGCGAAGGAGGCCGACAAGGCGCTCCTCGGCGAGGAGTGGGCCACCGAGGACGTCATCCGGGCCCGCGAGGAGACCTCCGAGCAGATCAAGGCCCTGGGCGAACTGAAGGCCATGGCGATGTCGTACGGCTACGACATCTCCGGCCCCGCCACCAACGGCCGCGAGGCCGTCCAGTGGCTGTACTTCGCCTACCTGGCCGCCGTGAAGGAGCAGAACGGCGCGGCCATGTCGATCGGCCGCATCGACAACTTCCTCGACATCTACCTCCAGCGCGACATCGAGTCCGGCCGCATCACCGAGACCGAGGCCCAGGAGTTCATCGACGACTTCGTCATCAAGCTCCGCATCGTCCGCTTCCTGCGCACCCCCGAGTACAACGAGCTCTACTCCGGCGACCCCACCTGGGTCACCTGGTCGATGGCCGGCATCGGCCAGGACGGCCGCCCGCTGGTCTCCCGCACCACGTTCCGTGCCCTGCAGACCCTCTACAACCTGGGCCCGGCCCCCGAGCCGAACCTGACGGTCTTCTGGGCGCGGGAACTGCCCAAGGGCTTCAAGGACTTCGCCGCCAAGGTCGCCATCGACACCTCGGCCATCCAGTTCGAGTCCGACGACCTGATGCGCCCGAAGTACGGCGACGACACCGCGATCGCCTGCTGCGTCTCGGCGATGGCCGTCGGCAAGCAGATGCAGTTCTTCGGAGCCCGCGTCAACGTCGCCAAGGCTCTGCTCTACGCGATTAACGGCGGACGTGACGAGAAGACCGGCAAGCGCGTCGTCGAGGGCTTCGAGCCCATCGAGGGCGACTACCTGGACTACGACACCGTCGCCGAGCGCTACGACGCGATGCTCGGCTGGCTCGGCAAGACGTACGTCCACGCGCTGAACGTCATCCACTACATGCACGACAAGTACGCCTACGAGCGCATCGAGATGGCGCTGCACGACCAGGAGATCCTGCGCACGATGGCGTGCGGCATCGCGGGCCTCTCGGTCGCGGCCGACTCGCTCTCGGCCATCAAGCACGCCAAGGTCAAGGTCATCCGCGACGAGACGGGCCTCGCCGTCGACTACGAGATCGAGGGCGACTACCCCGCCTACGGCAACAACGACGAGCGGGCCGACGCCATCGCCCAGCGGATCGTCTCGGACTTCATGGGCAAGATCCGCCGTCACCCCACCTACCGGAACGCGGTGCACACCCAGTCCGTCCTGACGATCACCTCGAACGTCGTCTACGGCAAGAAGACCGGCAACACCCCCGACGGCCGCCGCGCGGGCGAGCCGTTCGCCCCCGGAGCCAACCCGATGAACGGCCGCGACGAACACGGCTACATCGCCTCCGCGCTGTCGGTCGCCAAGCTCAACTACGACGACGCCGAGGACGGCATCTCCCTCACCAACACCATCACGCCGGACGCCCTGGGCCGCACCCCCGGCGAGCGGATCCAGAACCTCTCCGGGGTCCTCGACGGATTCATGGCCAGCGACGGCTTCCACATGAACGTCAACGTGCTCGACAAGGCGACCCTCCAGGACGCCATGGAGCACCCGGAGAACTACCCGCAGCTGACCATCAGGGTCTCCGGCTACGCGGTCAACTTCATCCGCCTGACCCGCGACCAGCAGCTGGACGTCATCAACCGCACCTTCCACGGCTCCCTCTGAGCCACCGGCTCCCCACGAGCCACCCCCGATCCGCGGCCCCGGAGCCGGCCCCTCACCCCGGCTCCGGGCGCCGCGAACATCACGTCCTGCCAGTAGTCCGGGAGTTCTGCCATGACTGTCCTGCTCGACACGGCGATCGAATCCACCACCCCGGCGGCCGCGGTCACCCGGCGCCCCGTCACCGGATCCATCCACTCCTGGGACCTGTCCACCGGCGTCGACGGCCCCGGCAGCCGCTTCGTCACGTTCCTCTCGGGCTGCCCGCTGACCTGCCTGTACTGCCACAACCCCGACACCTGGCGGATGCGCGACGGCAAGCGGACCACCGCCGACGACGTGATCAAGGAAGCCGCCAAGTACACCAGGTTCATCTCGGCGGCGGGCGGCGGCGCCACCGTCAGCGGCGGCGAACCCCTCCTGCAGCCCGTCTTCACCGGCGAACTGCTGCACCGCCTCAAGCACGAACTGGGCCTGCACACCGCCCTCGACACCTCCGGCTTCCTCGGCGTGCGCGCCACCGACGCCCTGCTCCGTGACGTCGACCTCGTGCTCCTGGACATCAAGTCCTGGGACCGCGAGACGTACAAGAAGGTCACCGGGCGCCCGCTGCGGCCCACCCTCGACTTCGCCCACCGCCTCGCCGGCCTCGGCAAGGAGGTCTGGGTGCGCTTCGTCCTCGTGCCCGGTCTGACCGACGACCCGGAGAACATCGAGGGCGTCGCCCGCTTCGCCGCCTCGCTCGGCAACGTCTCGCGCGTCGACGTGCTGCCCTTCCACAAGCTGGGCGAGGCGAAGTGGGACGCACTCGGCAAGGACTTCACCCTGCGCGACACCCCCTCGCCGACTCCGGCGCAGGTGGCCACCGCCAAGGAGATCTTCGCAGCTCAGGGGCTCACGGCCGTCTGACTCCCACGGCGGCGCCCCACGGACGTACCCTGGAGACATGAGCACCGCCCCTGCCTCCGAACCGCGCGATCCGA
Protein-coding sequences here:
- a CDS encoding PTS fructose transporter subunit IIABC, giving the protein MSEMITAELVDLEIDRSAGTKEAAARALAERMVALGRVTDLEGFLADVAAREAQMPTGLDGGIGIPHCRSAHVTEPTLAFGRSADGIDFGAPDGPADLIFLIAAPAGADDAHLTILSSLARQLMDEEFTSALRSAEDAEAATDLIRGNGRAGGEPAARSAAEEPTDLHPEEDDNPPAEPFRIVAVTSCPTGIAHTYMAAESLENAAREAGVELTVETQGSAGFTRLDPAVIAAADGVVFAHDVPVRDKDRFAGKPTVDVGVKAGINRPAELIAEVRAKAARGEITSGAKASPVDDAGESGDGYGTKLRKWLMSGVSYMVPFVAAGGLLIALGFAIGGWKIDKAPSVAEHFVWTDTTSWAALLFQIGGLAFAFLVPVLAGYIAYGMADRPGLVPGFVGGSVAVTINAGFLGGLAAGLIAGAVVMGIQRVRIPAVLRGIMPVVVIPLISSAIVGFLMFLVIGKPIASLQSALTDWLEGLSGANAIILGVILGLMMCFDLGGPLNKVAYAFAIGGLTHPTDGSLKVMAAVMAAGMVPPLAMALATTVRGRLFTKTERENGKAAWFLGASFITEGAIPFAAADPLRVIPASMAGGAVTGALSMAFGCTLRAPHGGIFVVPLIGQPLLYLVAIAAGVGVSTVVVILLKGGRRTAPAESGAPADEAVTEKPLPAAV
- a CDS encoding DUF6227 family protein, yielding MSVPYEYETAYEPQSAEQNSPHSPQEHLERLLRRALNSFDLPDDTIGRLESALAYDSSLHSAHHSAGMHRETYRHTWLLADAGALTLWELVHNTGPDSQPQYELYADEEEAGVATSRLPLPPDTPAAVCEQPVVLQLSVTDEPRHTYVPDDSADHARRLLRRAENPVSEGRPGEDIERLLRSAFAHQITQAFGRPCLAGEARLCFSLYEHAFLLFDGSELSLWEVEHTVTPDKRHRCEVYVSEEAARAAMELRARSLPQQRTK
- a CDS encoding L,D-transpeptidase; its protein translation is MEQPVTTSHIAKPRRRTLLAATALAAVGALSLTACGGDADTDGDGKDGKPKTQGADITISAKDGSTGASINATGVKVEGGKLTEVKMTLVSTGAAVDGTLSADGTSWKPKAQLERGMKYKITADAKDTKGKEATENSIFTTVSKDNSFIGSYTPDGGTKVGVGMPVSFNFDKAITEKQSVQSHIKVTSDSGQKVVGHWFGNQRLDFRPEEYWKAGSKVTMKIDLEGVKGADGATGVQNKTVTFTVGRAQVSTVDVKAKTMTVERDGKVVKTIPISAGSPSNPTYNGKMVISEKFTQTRMNGDTVGFGGEYDIKDVPHAMRLSSSGTFIHGNYWGSPSIFGSANTSHGCVGLQDAQGAGDSSTPGAWFYDNSLIGDIVTVKGSPDETIAPDNGLNGWNMSWSQWTAGSAG
- a CDS encoding P1 family peptidase, which gives rise to MASSDPLTSPGSPGSLDSPNSPGSRNPLTPLNSLTDVPGLRVGHATRTAPDHQGHLTGTTVVLAPVGGAVAAVDVRGGGPGTRETDALDPRNLVQRVEALVLTGGSAYGLDSATGVMAWLEEQGRGVRVGPDPSHVVPVVPAACVFDLGRGGDFSARPDATTGRAAVEAAAATEPFTPVEEGNVGAGAGAVVGKVKGGIGSASVRLESGVTVAALVVANAAGSGVDPGTGALYGRYFEGRPVVYPAPEAHEEATRRLAEAAAAARSGPPPLNTTLAVVATDAELTKAQAQKLAGTSHDGMARAVRPVHLLNDGDTVFALATCERPLPDAARNPLALNEILAAGADMVTAAIVRALLAAESVKTPGGDFPSYRDLYNT
- a CDS encoding low temperature requirement protein A, with product MTSAAAPEPTPGPPPTPVTAPASPPATLRPLRARGREEAHRAATPLELFFDLCFVVAVAQAGAELVHSVAEGHAGEGVLNYAMVFFALFWAWVNFSWFASAYDNDDVLYRVVTLVQIAGVLVFAAGVSKGFEEHDFLLIWLGYLIMRVALTVQWLRVARSATGAERTTALRYACGVLVCQIGWSGLLFLPEGGRLWLFLAMAVLEMCVPVFAEKSYTTAWHPHHISERYGLFTIIVLGETIAAATVAVKSGIEENDALGELLPIAAGGLLMVFAAWWIYFVVPIHGRLSGNRQAFLWGYGHYVILGSAAAIGAGLEVAVEEAVGKAHISTLAASAAVTVPMALYLLTVWLLHSRYYKVGLAQQLVLPVSALATLASTFAGSWAVLVAGIVATATVTTGVTLTSRMARRERAA
- a CDS encoding NarK family nitrate/nitrite MFS transporter, with the translated sequence MRSPATQEAQTAPVDATYDTTQYRPGKTITDWEPENELFWKSIGKKVASRNLWIAVPALLVAFVVWQVWSVTATNLKDVGFGFSTSQLFWLTAVPGITGGTARIFYTFLGPMIGQRRFTALSTIVLVIPLIWLGIAVQDPNTSYGVMIAIAALCGVGGANFASSLANIGFFFPKRDKGNATGINGGLGNLGVSVVQLVTPIVITSSVLAVGSAQHKADGTPVFLQNAAFLWVPVLVILAVVAWFGQNDLKVASTPFSQQKIIFKRKHNWLMTWLYVGTFGSFIGFAAALPMLIKTTFTPIDAAYSAATYAWMGPAVGALARWAGGWIADKIGGARVTIISFVGMAVSIIGVINFLPSGGDNGNFYGFFACFLAAFFFSGIGNGSTFRQIPVIFRAQHLKGLTEGTPEYTKALKQSEMEAGAVTGFTSAIAAYGFFFIPAMFANFAVTSAMWGFVAFYVSCIAVCWWFYARKGAESPS